In Shewanella sp. MR-4, the genomic stretch TCGCCAATTTGCCTATGTCTCCGCCAGCAAAAAACAGTGGTGATACGGTAAAGGAATCTGTGGTAAAGGCGGTCGCGCCCTGCAATTCAAGCTTGGCCGCGTCTTCTTCGCTACGCAGGATCGGGTTATCGAACTCGGCAAAAAACAGTTCACGAATGAGTTTATTCATCTCTTTGCCGCCACCACCGTGGCTGAGTTGAATCGCTTTATCTTTGGTTTGGAAATCAGCCATGATGTGGCTCCTTGCTATCTATGCCTTGATAGCGGTAATACGCATTACACGCGCCTTCGGAGCTAACCATACAGCTACCGAGAGGGGTTTCGGGATTGCAGCCGCGGCCAAAGACTTTACAGTCCTTAGGTTTGGCGAGCCCGCGAAGAATATCGCCGCATTGGCAAGCCTTATGATCGTCTATCTCTTTGACGGGTAATCTGTCCTTAAAGTACTTCTCGGCGTCCCTGTGGGCGTATTCGGGTCTTAACTCTAGTGCCGAGTTGGGTATGGGCCCAAGCCCGCGCCAACGAAATTGCGGCCGAGTCTGGAAAAACTGATCCACCTTGGCCTGAGCGGCAAGATTGCCTTCCTCGGACACAGCCCGGCTGTATTGGATATCTAATAGCGCCGTTCCCGCCACCTTTTGCCGCACGATGCGCAGGATGGATTCCATCACATCGACGGGTTCGAACCCGGATACCACCACAGGCGTACCGTATTGCTCGACCGCGGGGCGATAGATTTTGGCGCCACTGATCACACTGACATGCGCAGGCCCAATAAAGGCATTGACCCTAGCTTTAGGGTCGTGCATCACGGCATCTATCGCGGGTGGAACTAAGACGTGGTTGATATGAAACAACAAATTCGCCAGCTTTTCCTGCTCGGCCAGTTGCAGCAGCACCGCGGTCATTGGGGTCGAGGTTTCAAAGCCAATGGCGAAAAACACCACGGTTTTATCGGGATTGTCGCGGGCGATTTTGAGCGTGTCTAAAGGGTCATAGATAGGGCGAATATCACAGCCCTTGGCCCTGAAACTGGCAAGTGACCCTTGGGAGCCGGGGACGCGGATCATATCCCCTAGGGTCACTAAAATCACATTCTCTTGTTGGGCGAGCACTGCGGCTTGGTCAATTCGTTCCTTGGGCATGACGCACACTGGGCAGCCGGGACCGTGGATAAATTCAATATTTTCCGGCAATAAATCCAGTAAGCCGTATTTCATGATGGTGTGGGTATGGCCGCCACAGACCTCCATGATATTGATAGGCTCTTTGAGTGTGCGGGCGCATTTAGCGATATCCTCCGCAAACGAGGCTATGGTATCGGGGTCGCGAAAGCCTTGATAAAGTTGTTTTAGGTCAAGCATCTTCAGTCCTTGCGCAGTTTTTGGCTGTTATTTGTTATCACTTTTACTGCGGTGATTACTTAATGC encodes the following:
- the hypD gene encoding hydrogenase formation protein HypD, translated to MLDLKQLYQGFRDPDTIASFAEDIAKCARTLKEPINIMEVCGGHTHTIMKYGLLDLLPENIEFIHGPGCPVCVMPKERIDQAAVLAQQENVILVTLGDMIRVPGSQGSLASFRAKGCDIRPIYDPLDTLKIARDNPDKTVVFFAIGFETSTPMTAVLLQLAEQEKLANLLFHINHVLVPPAIDAVMHDPKARVNAFIGPAHVSVISGAKIYRPAVEQYGTPVVVSGFEPVDVMESILRIVRQKVAGTALLDIQYSRAVSEEGNLAAQAKVDQFFQTRPQFRWRGLGPIPNSALELRPEYAHRDAEKYFKDRLPVKEIDDHKACQCGDILRGLAKPKDCKVFGRGCNPETPLGSCMVSSEGACNAYYRYQGIDSKEPHHG